GGGCCCCTCCGTGCGTAACAGTGGCGGAGTTGCGCAGCGGGCGCTGCCGCACGGATGCCTCGCGGCGCGCCCCGGCCCGGTTCACCCCAGACCGGCGCGCCCCGGTCCGGTTCGCCTCAGTCCAGTTCGCCCAGCCGCCAGGCGTTTGCCGCGTGCTCCAGGTCCTCGGCGGTCTTCACCAGGAGGTGGGAATTGCGGGTCAGCTTGCTGGCGTGGTTCTCGTTGCTGTGCTCGGCGCCGTCGGCCAGGGTGGCCTGGCCCAGGGCAACCACCCGGCAGAACGCGGCGGAGCGTTCCAGCGCGACGTCGAACTCGCCGTCGAACGCTCCGGAAAGGATGGCATCCGCCATTGTCTTCATTTCGTCCGCCCCCGGCGGTTCGGCAGCGCCGGCCACCACATTGGAAACCTGCGCCGTGTCCTTGCCGGCCTTGAAGTACACGGAGATCCGCTCCGGGTCCTGGATGGTGGCGGCCCGCAGCGCGTAGAGCCGCCAGAGCGCGCCGGGCAGTGACCTTGCCGGGCTTTCCGCCCACATTTCGGCAATGGCTTCCAGGCCTTGCTCGTCCGCCAGCTTGACCAGGCGCTTGGTCACCTTGGGATCGTCGCTGTCGCGGCCGTGGCGCACCAGCGCCTGGGCGGCAAGGTGCGCAGCCTCGGAGACCCGGGCAGGGTCTGCGCCGCCCGCGAACGGCTCAAAGTCGATGGGCGCAAAAGGCTTGGGCTTGTGATGCCGGTTTGCACCGCCGTAGGGCTTGGATCCAGCTTGCTCGCTCATGCCCCCACGCTACTCCTGTGCTGTTCTGTTATCGAGCTTGCCGCCGGGCTGCTTAAGGAGTATTGGGGACGCCTTTGCGGCCATTGTTGATGTTCGGTTCTCACCGTTGACGCACGACGGCGACGCGCGCCGTTGTGTCAAAGCTGCCCCCTGCGTGGGGTACAGTATTTAACGTCCAGAAATGGACTGGGCTGATAGTTCGCTGACGTACGCATTTGCGCATAATCACGGCAGTCAGCTGGGGCCTTTAGCTCAGTTGGTAGAGCATCGGACTTTTAATCCGTGGGTCGTGGGTTCGATCCCCACAGGGCCCACTCTTTTAGCGAAGAGTGGAAAACCTCCGGCTTCCTGGTGACAGGAGGCCGGAGGTTTTTTGTTGCCAGGAGGTGGCCGCCCTTACGTCCATCGACCATCGTCGATATGCTGGGCGGGTGAAGTTTCTCCAGAACGCACCCCGCTTCCTGTTTTTCACCGGGAAGGGCGGTGTGGGCAAGACCTCCGTGGCGTGTGCAACAGCGCTCACCCTTGCCAGGGCCGGCCGGAAGGTCTTGCTGGTCAGCACCGACCCCGCGTCCAATGTGGGACAGGTCTTCGGCGTGACCATCGGGAACACCGTCACTGCCATCCAGGATGTACCAGGTCTCTCTGCGCTGGAAATAGACCCTGAACAGGCCGTCGAAGCCTACCGGGAACGGATCATAGCCCCCGTCCGCGGACTGCTGCCCGAGACTGAATTGGCTGGCATCGCGGAGAGTCTCTCAGGTTCCTGCACCACGGAGATCGCCTCGTTCGACGAATTCACGAACCTGCTCGCCGACGACAGCTCGTACAGGGAGTATGACCACATCGTTTTCGATACCGCCCCGACGGGCCACACGATCCGGCTGTTACAGCTGCCTGGCTCGTGGACGGATTTCCTGGCGGCAGGCAAGGGGGACCCGTCCTGCCTCGGACCCCTGTCAGGACTTGAGAAGCACAAGCAGGTATATGCAAAGGCGGTCCAGGCCCTCACGGACCCGGCGAAGACCCGGCTTGTGCTGGTCAGCCGTGCGCAAACATCGTCGCTGGGCGAGATCGAGCGGACGTATCTGGAGCTCAACCAGATCGGGATCGGCAGCGGTTACGTCGTCGTCAACGGCGTCCTGCCCGACGCGGCAGGGGAGGAGGCCCTGGCGCAGGCCCTGCGCGCCCGGGAGGCTGCTGCCATGGAGGCCATTCCCGATGCGGTCGCCGGCCTGCCCCGCGATGTCCTGGACCTGAAGCCGGGCAACATGGTCGGCATTCCGGCCCTTGAATCCCTGTTCGCGCCTACTTCCGGCGCCCCCATCACTGACGACGCCGCGCTGGTTCCCGAGATTGAGGATGCCCCGCTGGCTGCCCTGGTGAACGAAGTCGAGCTCGACGGGCACGGCCTCGTGATGTGCATGGGCAAGGGCGGAGTCGGGAAGACCACTGTCGCTGCTGCTATTGCGGTCGCCCTGGCCAAACGCGGGCATGCGGTCCACCTCACCACGACCGATCCCGCGGCCCACCTGACGGAGACGCTCCATGGTTCCATCCCGGGCTTGAAGGTTTCCCGCATCGATCCGGAAGCGGCCATCCAGGAATATCGCATCCATGTGATGGAGACCAAGGGCCGGAACCTGGACGATGACGGACGCGCCGCGCTGGCCGAGGACCTGATGTCCCCGTGCACGGACGAGGTGGCTGTGTTCAGGCAGTTCTCCAGGGTGGTCCAAGAGTCCCGCCGACACTTCGTGGTGATCGACACGGCACCCACCGGACACACCCTGCTGCTCTTGGACGCCACCGGTTCGTACCACCGGGAGATTGCCCGCCAGGTCGGCGACACCATGGGATTCGTGACGCCCCTCATGCGGCTGCAGGACCCGGCCCAGACCAAGGTTGTCCTCGTTACCCTGGCCGAAACAACGCCGGTACTGGAAGCCGAGGAGTTGAAGAGTGACCTGGAACGGGCCGGAATTCATCCATGGGCCTGGGTGATCAACAACTCGATCGCAGCCGCGCACCCGCAGACGCCGTTCCTGCGGGCCCGCGCCGCGAGCGAAATTGAACAAATCACAAAGGTGCACACCCTGACGGACCGGGTAGCGCTCATTCCGTTGCTGCCCGAGGAACCCATCGGCGAGGAGAAGCTGTCTGCCTTGACCGTCCTCAGCTCCCTGCCGGCCTGAGGCGGGGCCCGAAGACGCTTGCGCGGCGGGGCCCGAAGACGCTGCTGGCTAGCCGTCCAGGCGCTGGGCCAGCAGTGCTTCGATGTCCCGGGCGGTGGCCTCAAGCCTGGCGATCGTGTCCCGTTGGATGCCCCGCAGGTATTCGGCATCGGACTCGCCATCCTGCACCCAGTTCTCGTCGCCCGGTGAGTCCATCGCCTGGCGGGTGTTGGCGGTGGCCGTCCTGACGTTCTCCAGCATCGCGCGCAGCCGGTCCTCGGTGGCGGTGGTCTCGTTATCCATAAGTGTTCTCCCTGGTTGCAGTCCTTGTGGCGGCCTTCGCCCGGACAGTGGCACCCGGCGCCGGACTGTGGGTCACAGGGACGCCAGGAGGCCGGCCGTCTGCTCCATGGCGCCGGGAACGATGGAGTAGTAGGCCCAGGTGCCGCGCTTTTCCCGGTGCAGCAGGCCGGCATCGACCAGGATCTTAAGGTGATGCGACACGGTGGGCTGCCCCAGGTCCAGGGGTTCGGTGAGATCGCAGACGCAGGCCTCCCCGGACCCGCCACTCTTGACGATGGACAGCAGCCGCAATCTGTTGGGATCGGAGAGGGCCTTGAACACGAGGGCCTTGCGCCGTGCATCCTCAGCGCTGAGGACGGGCCGACCGGACGGCGCGCAGCAGGCCTCGTCGAGGGCCGGCTCAACAGTTTGCAGAGAATTCATGGGTCTATTATGCACACAGATTGACATTCATCGATATAGTTGGGAATACTTCATATCGACAACCATCAATCTTTCGTAGAGCCCCATAAACGCAGCACAGGAGTCCCGTGAGCACCCAGACCGTCTCTTCGCCCACTCGTGAAGGCGAGGCTGCCGTCGTTGGCAAACTCTCCACCCTGGACCGGTTCCTGCCGGTGTGGATCATCGCTGCCATGGTCCTGGGCCTGTTCCTCGGCAGTTTCGTTCCCGGCCTGAACACTGCACTTGAAGCAGTCAAGGTGGGCGAAGTTTCGCTGCCGATCGCCATCGGGCTGCTGGTGATGATGTACCCGGTGCTCGCGAAAGTCCGCTACGACCAGGCGCACCGCGTGGTCGGTGACCGGAAGCTGATGATCACCTCGCTGGTGCTGAACTGGCTTCTCGCCCCGGCGTTCATGTTTGCCCTGGCCTGGATCTTCATCCCGGATCTGCCCGACTACCGTACCGGCCTGATCATCGTGGGCCTGGCCCGCTGCATCGCCATGGTGATGATCTGGAACGACCTCGCCTGCGGGGACCGCGAAGCCGCCGCCGTGCTGGTGGCCATCAATTCCGTCTTCCAGGTCATCGCGTTCGGCGCGCTGGGCTGGTTCTACCTGCAGTTGCTGCCGGGCTGGCTGGGCCTGCCCACCACCAGCGCGGACTTCTCCTTCTGGGCCATCACCGCTTCCGTCCTGGTCTTCCTGGGGATCCCGCTGCTGGCCGGCTTCCTCACCCGCACAATCGGCGAAAAGGCCAAAGGCCGCGCCTGGTACGAAGGAACCTTCCTGCCGAAGCTCGGACCGTGGGCGCTGTACGGGCTGCTGTTCACCATCACGCTGCTCTTCGCCCTGCAGGGCGGGACCATCACCTCCCGCCCGCTGGACGTCGTCCGGATCGCCCTGCCCCTGCTGGTCTACTTCCTGGTGGTCTTCGGCGCCGGCATGCTGATCGGAAGGTGGCTGGACCTGGGCTACGCCAAAACCACCACACTGGCCTTCACTGCCGCGGGCAACAACTTCGAGCTCGCCATCGCAGTGGCGATCGGCACTTTCGGTGTCACGTCGGGGCAGGCGCTGGCCGGCGTCGTCGGACCCTTGATCGAAGTCCCCGTCCTTGTTGCACTGGTTTACGTGGCCCTCTGGGCCCGGAAACGCCACTTCATCACCAGCCCCCTTTCCATCTGACCCCAAGAACCTTCAGGAGAACCCCGATGAGCACCGAAACCGCCAAGAAACCCTCCGTCCTGTTCGTCTGCGTCCACAACGCCGGCCGCTCCCAGATGGCCGCAGCCTTCCTCACCACCCTGTCCAAGGGCGCCATCGAGGTCCGCTCCGCCGGCTCCCAGCCCGCGGACAAGGTCAACCCGGCCGCCGTGGCGGCCATGGCCGAACTCGGCATCGACATGTCCGCCGAAATCCCCAAGGTCCTCACCACCGAGGCCGTCAAGGAATCCGACGTCGTCATCACCATGGGCTGCGGCGACACCTGCCCGATCTTCCCCGGCAAGCGCTATGAAGACTGGGAACTCGAAGATCCGGCCGGCCAGGGCGTGGACGCCGTCCGCCCCATCCGGGACGACATCAAGGCCCGCATCGAGGACCTCATCGCTTCCCTTACCCCCGCCGCCAAGTAACCGCCAGAAACCTAGGAGACCTTCCGTGAGTACCGAAGTGAGCACCGAACAGCTGATCATCATCGGATCCGGCCCCGCCGGCTACACGGCTGCGATCTACGCCGCGCGCGCCGGCCTGAAGCCCCTGGTCCTGGCCGGCTCGGTAACGGCCGGCGGCGCCCTGATGAACACCACCGAAGTGGAGAACTTCCCGGGTTTCCCCGCGGGCGTCCAGGGTCCCGAGCTGATGGACGGACTCCAGGAGCAGGCGCAGCGGTTCGGCGCGCAGGTGGTGTTCGACGACGTCACGGAAGTGGTGCTGACCGGACACCTCAAGCGCGTGGTCACCGGCACCGGAGACATCCACGAGGCACCCGCCGTCATCCTCGCCACCGGCTCCGCCTACAAAGAGCTGGGCCTGCCCGAGGAGAAAAAGCTCAGTGGCCACGGTGTCTCCTGGTGCGCCACCTGCGATGGCTTCTTCTTCCGCGACCAGGACATCATCGTTGTCGGCGGCGGGGACTCCGCCATGGAGGAAGCCACCTTCCTGACCCGCTTCGCGCGGACCGTCACCGTGGTGGTCCGCAAGGGCGAACTCCGCGCCTCCCGCATCATGGCGCAGCGCGCCAAGGACAACCCGAAGATCAGTTTCGCCTGGAACTCCGCAGTCACCGCCATCCACGGCGATCCCAAGGTCACCGGCGTCACCCTGACCGACACGCGGACCGGAGAAACCCGCGAACAGCCCGCAACGGGCATCTTCGTGGCGATCGGACACGTGCCGCGCACCGAACTCGTCGAGGGCCAGGTCGACCTGGATGCCGAGGGCTATATCAAGGTGGACTCGCCCACCACGGTCACCAACCTCTCCGGCGTCTTCGCCTGCGGGGACGCCGTGGACCACCGCTACCGCCAGGCAATCACCGCTGCAGGCACCGGGTGCGCCGCCGCCCTCGACGCCGAACGCTACCTCGCCGCACTGGATGATGCGGACAGCATCGCGACCGCCCTGGTCGAAGAACCAACCCACGCCTAGTAGTTCACAGTCCCTCCGCCGCCTGCCGGTCCCACAAGGACCGGCAAGCCCCCGCACCGAACCGCCACCCCGCCGGATGAATCAGAGGACACCATGGATGTAACAACCACCCTTCCCGTAGCTGTCGTTGGAGCCGGGCCCATCGGCCTTGCCGCGGCAGCACACCTGATAGAACGCGGCCTGGAGCCGCTGATCCTTGAGGCGGGCGCAACCCCTGCCTCCGCCATCGAGCAGTGGCGCCACATCCGGCTGTTCTCACCATGGCAGTACAACACCGATGCAGCAGCCGTCCGCCTGCTCGCCCGGTCAGGCTGGGAAGCCCCGGAGCCGACGGCACTGCCTACCGGCGGTGAACTCATCGACCACTACCTCACTCCCTTGGCTGAACTTCCCGCCATCGCGTCCCGCCTGCACGCCGGCGCCCGCGTCGTGGCAGTGACCCGGCACGGCATGGACAAAACCCACAGCCGTGACCGCGACACCACACCTTTCGTGGTCCGGGTGGAACACGCCGACGGCGAAGTCCGCGACTACCGGGCTGCTGCCGTCATCGACGCCTCCGGCACCTGGTCCACCCGCAACCCGCTCGGCACCTCCGGACTGCCCGCCCCCGGCGAGGCTGACGCGGCTGCCCGTATCTCCTCTCCGCTGCCTGACGTGCTGGGCCGTGACCGGGGAGCCTTTGCCGCGCGCACCGCCGTCGTCGTCGGCGCCGGCCACTCGGCCGCCAACACCCTGATCAATCTCTCCGAGCTCGCGGCCCAGGTGCCCGGGACGAAAATCGTGTGGGCCATCCGCGGCTCCTCCGCTGCCAAGGTCTACGGCGGCGGCGACGCTGACGGCCTTGCCGCCCGCGGCCAGCTCGGCAGCCGGCTCCGCGGCCTCGTCGACTCCGGCGCCGTGGAACTCCACACCGGGTTCGGGATCGCATACCTCACAGCAGCCGACGGCGCCGTCACCCTGACCTCAACGGACGGCCGCACCCTCGACGCCGACATCGTGGTTCCCGCCACCGGCTTCCGCCCGGACCTGGGCATCCTCCGTGAGCTCCGGCTGGAACTCGACCCCGGCGTGGAAGCCCCGCGTGAGCTCGGCCCGCTGATCGACCCCGAGTTCCACTCCTGCGGCACAGTCGAACCCCATGGCGCCCGGATGCTGGCCCACCCGGAGGCCGATTTCTACATTGTCGGCATGAAGTCCTACGGCCGGGCCCCGACCTTCCTGCTGGCCACCGGCTATGAGCAAGTACGTTCCGTCGCCGCGGCCTTGGCAGGGGACCGGCAGGCGGCCGACACCGTCCAGCTCGAGCTGCCCGAAACCGGTGTCTGCTCCTCCGATATCGGCACCAGTTGCGACATCCCCGCGGCCACGCCCGGAGGTTTTGTGGCCGAAACCTCCGGCGGCTGCTGCGGAACACCCCAGCCGGTCCTCGTCGGATTCCCCACTGGCCTGGCCCACGGCCGCTCCGGCGGCAACTGATCTCCTTCGGACGCTTTCGTCAACTGACCACACTGGAGTAATGACATGACCGACCACACTGAACACCGCCCTGGCCTGCAGGACAAAACGCCCAGCGTCCTGTTCGTCTGCAGCAAGAACGGCGGGAAGTCCCAGCTCGCCGCGGGACTGATGAACCAGATCGCCGCCGGGACCGTCACGGTGCACTCTGCCGGGACGAAACCCGGCAAGTCGCTGAACCCGGAGTCCGTGGACGCGCTGGCGGAGCTCGGCATCGACATCACGGGTGAACACCCCAAACCCGTCACCGACGACGTACTGAACGCTGTCGACGTCGTCATCGTCCTGGGCAACGAGGCAAAGGTCGAAGCCCCCGCGGGCAAGCGGCTTGAGGTCTGGGATACGGACGAGCCCTCTGAGCGCGGTATCGCGGGCATGGAACGCATGCGCCTGGTCCGGGATGACATCAGGAGCCGCGTCCGGAAGCTGTATGCGGAGCTCACCGGGAACTGACCGTGCCAGCGCCCGCTCCCACCCGGATCCTCGTCGCGGAGGGTGCACCGCGCGGCGGACTCGCCGCAATGTGCCTCACCCAGACGACCGCATGGGGCGTGCTGTACTACGCCTTGGTCGCGGCAGTCCCGCGCATCAGCGAGGACACCGGCTGGGGCCCGGCAGGCGTGACAGGCGCATTTTCGGCCGGCCTGCTGGTTTCCGCGGTGGCCGGGATCTTCGTCGGCAGGATCCTCGACCGGACGGGGCCGCGCACGCTGATGATCGGCGGGTCCCTCATCGGAGTGCTGGCGCTGGCCATAGTGTCGGTTGCACCGAACCTGCCCGTGTTCTTTGCGGCCTGGCTGGTCGCCGGGGCCGCGCAGGCCGCCGTGCTGTACCAGCCGGCCTTCACGGTGATCAGCCGCTGGTACGGGCCCGCGCGCATGCGGCCGCTGACCGTGTTGACCCTCGTCGCCGGGTTCGCATCCACCATTTTCGCGCCCTTCACCGCAGCCCTGACCGACGCGTTCGGCTGGAGAGGCGCCTTCATCATCCTCGCCGGCACCCTGGGGATCATCACCGTTCCGCTGCACGCCCGCTTCCTGAACCGGGACTGGGCCCCT
Above is a window of Arthrobacter sp. FB24 DNA encoding:
- the arsA gene encoding arsenical pump-driving ATPase, which gives rise to MKFLQNAPRFLFFTGKGGVGKTSVACATALTLARAGRKVLLVSTDPASNVGQVFGVTIGNTVTAIQDVPGLSALEIDPEQAVEAYRERIIAPVRGLLPETELAGIAESLSGSCTTEIASFDEFTNLLADDSSYREYDHIVFDTAPTGHTIRLLQLPGSWTDFLAAGKGDPSCLGPLSGLEKHKQVYAKAVQALTDPAKTRLVLVSRAQTSSLGEIERTYLELNQIGIGSGYVVVNGVLPDAAGEEALAQALRAREAAAMEAIPDAVAGLPRDVLDLKPGNMVGIPALESLFAPTSGAPITDDAALVPEIEDAPLAALVNEVELDGHGLVMCMGKGGVGKTTVAAAIAVALAKRGHAVHLTTTDPAAHLTETLHGSIPGLKVSRIDPEAAIQEYRIHVMETKGRNLDDDGRAALAEDLMSPCTDEVAVFRQFSRVVQESRRHFVVIDTAPTGHTLLLLDATGSYHREIARQVGDTMGFVTPLMRLQDPAQTKVVLVTLAETTPVLEAEELKSDLERAGIHPWAWVINNSIAAAHPQTPFLRARAASEIEQITKVHTLTDRVALIPLLPEEPIGEEKLSALTVLSSLPA
- a CDS encoding CATRA conflict system CASPASE/TPR repeat-associated protein, which gives rise to MDNETTATEDRLRAMLENVRTATANTRQAMDSPGDENWVQDGESDAEYLRGIQRDTIARLEATARDIEALLAQRLDG
- a CDS encoding ArsR/SmtB family transcription factor encodes the protein MNSLQTVEPALDEACCAPSGRPVLSAEDARRKALVFKALSDPNRLRLLSIVKSGGSGEACVCDLTEPLDLGQPTVSHHLKILVDAGLLHREKRGTWAYYSIVPGAMEQTAGLLASL
- the arsB gene encoding ACR3 family arsenite efflux transporter, whose protein sequence is MSTQTVSSPTREGEAAVVGKLSTLDRFLPVWIIAAMVLGLFLGSFVPGLNTALEAVKVGEVSLPIAIGLLVMMYPVLAKVRYDQAHRVVGDRKLMITSLVLNWLLAPAFMFALAWIFIPDLPDYRTGLIIVGLARCIAMVMIWNDLACGDREAAAVLVAINSVFQVIAFGALGWFYLQLLPGWLGLPTTSADFSFWAITASVLVFLGIPLLAGFLTRTIGEKAKGRAWYEGTFLPKLGPWALYGLLFTITLLFALQGGTITSRPLDVVRIALPLLVYFLVVFGAGMLIGRWLDLGYAKTTTLAFTAAGNNFELAIAVAIGTFGVTSGQALAGVVGPLIEVPVLVALVYVALWARKRHFITSPLSI
- a CDS encoding arsenate reductase ArsC produces the protein MSTETAKKPSVLFVCVHNAGRSQMAAAFLTTLSKGAIEVRSAGSQPADKVNPAAVAAMAELGIDMSAEIPKVLTTEAVKESDVVITMGCGDTCPIFPGKRYEDWELEDPAGQGVDAVRPIRDDIKARIEDLIASLTPAAK
- the trxB gene encoding thioredoxin-disulfide reductase gives rise to the protein MSTEQLIIIGSGPAGYTAAIYAARAGLKPLVLAGSVTAGGALMNTTEVENFPGFPAGVQGPELMDGLQEQAQRFGAQVVFDDVTEVVLTGHLKRVVTGTGDIHEAPAVILATGSAYKELGLPEEKKLSGHGVSWCATCDGFFFRDQDIIVVGGGDSAMEEATFLTRFARTVTVVVRKGELRASRIMAQRAKDNPKISFAWNSAVTAIHGDPKVTGVTLTDTRTGETREQPATGIFVAIGHVPRTELVEGQVDLDAEGYIKVDSPTTVTNLSGVFACGDAVDHRYRQAITAAGTGCAAALDAERYLAALDDADSIATALVEEPTHA
- a CDS encoding FAD-dependent oxidoreductase, which encodes MDVTTTLPVAVVGAGPIGLAAAAHLIERGLEPLILEAGATPASAIEQWRHIRLFSPWQYNTDAAAVRLLARSGWEAPEPTALPTGGELIDHYLTPLAELPAIASRLHAGARVVAVTRHGMDKTHSRDRDTTPFVVRVEHADGEVRDYRAAAVIDASGTWSTRNPLGTSGLPAPGEADAAARISSPLPDVLGRDRGAFAARTAVVVGAGHSAANTLINLSELAAQVPGTKIVWAIRGSSAAKVYGGGDADGLAARGQLGSRLRGLVDSGAVELHTGFGIAYLTAADGAVTLTSTDGRTLDADIVVPATGFRPDLGILRELRLELDPGVEAPRELGPLIDPEFHSCGTVEPHGARMLAHPEADFYIVGMKSYGRAPTFLLATGYEQVRSVAAALAGDRQAADTVQLELPETGVCSSDIGTSCDIPAATPGGFVAETSGGCCGTPQPVLVGFPTGLAHGRSGGN
- a CDS encoding arsenate-mycothiol transferase ArsC, with the protein product MTDHTEHRPGLQDKTPSVLFVCSKNGGKSQLAAGLMNQIAAGTVTVHSAGTKPGKSLNPESVDALAELGIDITGEHPKPVTDDVLNAVDVVIVLGNEAKVEAPAGKRLEVWDTDEPSERGIAGMERMRLVRDDIRSRVRKLYAELTGN